Proteins co-encoded in one Saprospira grandis genomic window:
- a CDS encoding NAD(P)/FAD-dependent oxidoreductase, with protein MALYSPSPTPFYDVILIGGGLAGLCCALPLAKRGLKVLLIEQKEYPFHKVCGEYISKEVLPYLNSLGFDPFAHGAVDIRRFALSSLKGKQVQTTLPLGGFGLSRHRMDQKLYELALGAGVEFALGQKVNQLKEIGPKNWLVYSQQGQQYRAAMVLGAQGKRSLVDRQLERGFMQERAGFMAVKCHYEGDFPEDLVALHNFEGGYCGLSRVEDGRINLCYLVAQRQLKRAGSIKELERTVLGQNPYLEQAFREFRPVFSRPLSISNIYFRPKPLVEQGLPMLGDAAGLIYPLSGNGMAMAIGSAAIMQALVPQYLEGQLSQAEFLAQYAAAWQKNYSLRLQAGRKLQHFFGRPFWSNLGVQLFAGLPFMQKTIIRWTHGRPLTPWDALL; from the coding sequence GTGGCCCTATACTCCCCTTCCCCCACTCCTTTTTATGATGTCATCCTCATTGGTGGAGGTCTTGCTGGCCTCTGCTGCGCCCTTCCTTTGGCCAAAAGAGGGCTAAAGGTCCTACTCATTGAGCAAAAGGAGTATCCCTTTCACAAAGTTTGTGGGGAATACATCTCTAAGGAGGTGCTGCCCTACCTCAACAGCTTGGGCTTTGATCCTTTTGCTCATGGAGCCGTTGATATTCGGCGTTTTGCCCTAAGCTCCTTAAAGGGGAAGCAGGTCCAAACTACTTTGCCTTTAGGAGGTTTTGGTTTGTCTCGCCATCGGATGGACCAAAAGCTCTATGAATTGGCCTTGGGGGCGGGGGTAGAGTTTGCCTTGGGGCAAAAAGTCAATCAGCTAAAAGAAATTGGACCAAAAAACTGGCTGGTCTACAGCCAGCAGGGGCAGCAGTATCGGGCGGCCATGGTCTTGGGCGCACAGGGCAAGCGCTCCTTGGTTGATCGGCAGCTTGAGCGGGGGTTCATGCAAGAGCGGGCGGGCTTTATGGCGGTCAAATGCCATTATGAGGGCGACTTTCCAGAAGATTTGGTGGCCCTACACAACTTTGAGGGAGGCTATTGCGGCTTATCTAGAGTAGAAGATGGCCGAATCAACCTTTGTTATTTGGTGGCTCAGCGGCAGCTCAAGCGGGCCGGCAGCATTAAGGAATTGGAGCGTACTGTTTTGGGGCAAAACCCTTATTTAGAGCAAGCGTTTCGGGAGTTTAGGCCTGTCTTTTCTCGGCCCTTGAGCATTAGCAATATTTATTTTAGGCCCAAGCCTTTGGTAGAGCAAGGGCTGCCCATGCTGGGCGATGCTGCGGGCCTGATCTATCCGCTTTCGGGCAATGGGATGGCCATGGCGATAGGTTCTGCGGCCATTATGCAAGCCTTAGTGCCCCAGTATTTGGAGGGCCAGCTGAGTCAAGCTGAATTTTTGGCCCAATATGCGGCGGCTTGGCAAAAAAACTATAGCTTGAGGTTGCAGGCGGGGCGAAAGCTGCAACATTTCTTTGGCCGCCCCTTTTGGTCCAATTTGGGCGTGCAATTATTTGCGGGCCTACCCTTTATGCAAAAAACAATTATTCGCTGGACGCATGGCCGTCCATTAACGCCTTGGGATGCTCTACTTTAA
- a CDS encoding CoA-binding protein: protein MSTLIIGASSKPDRYAYEAARRLLAIGETVYPLGYRAGKTAGDLDILTEFPDEAQIDSITLYLRPSLQKEYFEQIVALAPKRIIFNPGTENPAFQQRLQAALPQAEIMAACTLVLINLEQY from the coding sequence ATGAGTACCTTAATTATTGGGGCCTCTAGCAAGCCCGATCGCTACGCTTATGAGGCCGCCCGCCGCCTTTTAGCCATTGGAGAAACCGTTTATCCCTTGGGCTACAGAGCGGGAAAAACCGCTGGAGATCTAGACATATTGACTGAATTTCCCGATGAGGCTCAAATAGATAGTATCACCTTATACCTCCGCCCAAGTTTACAAAAAGAATACTTTGAGCAGATTGTTGCCTTGGCCCCTAAGCGCATTATCTTTAATCCAGGAACAGAAAACCCAGCCTTTCAACAACGTCTGCAAGCGGCTCTGCCCCAAGCGGAAATCATGGCGGCCTGTACCCTTGTCTTAATTAACTTAGAGCAATACTAA
- a CDS encoding methyltransferase domain-containing protein: MLYFKQRSDKEEIMDDLEMEGPELKATLEQIAWVNKLLGGLAISQAALAQLLQTWPKEKPLRLVDLGCGGGDALRAFALWGRKRGYRLDLLGIDANAYCLEQARLWSSDFPEIRYAQLDVFGEEFAALEFDVAHCALFLHHFEEEALDRLLLQLKGQAQWGGIVNDLERSKLAHFLFRLVTKLLGASPMVRYDGLLSIQKSFLGREWRERLGRLGYRHYRLAWAWAFRHKILWWK, from the coding sequence ATGCTCTACTTTAAACAGCGGTCGGACAAAGAAGAAATCATGGATGATTTGGAGATGGAGGGGCCAGAGCTCAAGGCCACTTTGGAGCAAATTGCCTGGGTGAATAAACTATTGGGGGGATTGGCGATTAGTCAGGCCGCCTTGGCCCAACTGCTGCAAACTTGGCCCAAAGAAAAGCCTTTGCGCTTAGTGGATCTGGGTTGCGGGGGCGGTGATGCCCTGCGCGCCTTTGCCCTTTGGGGCCGTAAGAGGGGCTACCGCTTAGATTTGCTGGGGATAGATGCCAATGCCTACTGTTTGGAGCAAGCCCGTTTGTGGTCCAGTGATTTTCCAGAAATCCGTTATGCCCAACTTGATGTTTTTGGGGAAGAATTTGCGGCCTTAGAATTTGATGTGGCCCATTGCGCCCTCTTTCTGCATCATTTTGAGGAAGAAGCCTTGGACCGTCTGCTCCTACAGCTAAAGGGGCAGGCCCAATGGGGCGGCATTGTCAATGATTTAGAGCGCTCGAAACTGGCCCATTTTCTCTTTCGTTTAGTGACTAAACTGCTGGGCGCTAGTCCGATGGTCCGTTATGATGGACTACTTTCCATACAGAAATCTTTTTTGGGCCGAGAGTGGCGGGAGCGGCTGGGGCGCTTGGGCTATCGGCACTATCGTTTGGCTTGGGCTTGGGCCTTTCGGCATAAAATACTTTGGTGGAAATAG
- the hemE gene encoding uroporphyrinogen decarboxylase: MLKNDLFLRVAKGEATERPPVWLMRQAGRILPQYRAIRNSLSGFKELVERPELAAEVTIQPVDELGVDAAIIFSDILVIPEAMGLPYEMVEKKGPRFPKTIETAKDIEQLLVGDAAAEELQYVYEALKITKKELDGRVPLIGFAGAPFTIFCYMIEGQGSKTFSKAKKLMYQEPELAHLLLQKITDTTLAYLKKKVAAGADLIQLFDSWAGVLRPADFRAFSLPYMARIAEGLSSSVPVTIFAKGAWHSMSQMAATSASVLGCTWTQNPKQLRQELGQHQVLQGLLDPCALYADPKTIEAQAIQMLKDFGPHHIANLGHGVYPDTPLDNVKVFVDTVKNFRY, translated from the coding sequence ATGCTAAAAAATGATTTGTTTCTCCGGGTGGCCAAAGGCGAAGCCACAGAACGTCCGCCCGTTTGGTTGATGCGTCAAGCTGGACGCATTTTGCCTCAATATCGCGCCATTCGCAATAGTCTTTCTGGCTTTAAGGAGTTGGTCGAACGGCCCGAATTGGCCGCAGAGGTCACCATCCAACCCGTAGATGAACTAGGGGTAGATGCCGCCATTATTTTCTCCGATATTCTCGTTATTCCCGAGGCCATGGGCCTCCCTTATGAGATGGTCGAGAAGAAAGGACCTCGCTTTCCTAAAACCATCGAAACGGCCAAAGACATCGAGCAGCTATTGGTTGGCGATGCCGCCGCCGAGGAACTACAATATGTCTATGAGGCCCTAAAAATCACCAAGAAAGAGCTAGATGGTCGGGTCCCCTTGATCGGTTTTGCCGGCGCGCCCTTTACCATTTTCTGCTACATGATTGAAGGCCAAGGTAGCAAGACCTTTTCTAAGGCCAAAAAGCTCATGTACCAAGAGCCAGAGCTAGCCCATCTGCTTTTGCAAAAGATTACCGATACGACTTTGGCCTACCTCAAGAAAAAGGTAGCCGCTGGAGCCGACCTCATCCAGCTCTTTGATTCTTGGGCCGGTGTGCTTCGCCCAGCCGATTTCCGCGCCTTTTCTTTGCCCTATATGGCTCGCATCGCCGAGGGCTTGAGCAGCAGCGTTCCCGTAACGATTTTTGCCAAAGGAGCCTGGCACTCTATGTCACAAATGGCGGCCACTTCGGCTTCGGTCTTGGGCTGTACCTGGACCCAAAACCCCAAGCAATTGCGTCAAGAGCTAGGTCAACATCAAGTTTTGCAAGGTCTTTTGGACCCCTGCGCCCTTTATGCCGACCCCAAAACCATTGAGGCCCAAGCGATTCAGATGCTCAAGGATTTTGGTCCGCACCATATTGCTAACCTTGGCCATGGCGTTTATCCCGATACGCCCCTAGACAATGTCAAGGTCTTTGTCGATACCGTGAAAAATTTCCGCTACTAG